One Miscanthus floridulus cultivar M001 chromosome 11, ASM1932011v1, whole genome shotgun sequence DNA window includes the following coding sequences:
- the LOC136492348 gene encoding putative F-box protein At3g16210, with protein MDLLPDGVLTDILRRLAPCSLAASRCVRKSWCTIIDTMRLLRTDLLPLRLDGFFCLDNILIPPPYFFSRNRSTAGRHRRIRGRLDFLGTPLDLHIVDHCNGLLLLDHGRVVNPATRQWVRLPPSPDPSVVMEDFFQGHCLVYDPVVSPHYEVVLIHLLPRVLGPNNEFRADSEWPLSPYTTHVFSSRSWRWEERSFVRQGVAAGTIADKLPESQLFERHSVYLRGKLYVHCENHTVMRITLSNDKFRVIKCPTFDAVRAKSDESGVEGKRVQSSGTCENLNF; from the exons ATGGACCTGCTCCCAGACGGCGTGCTCACCGACATCTTGCGCCGCCTCGCGCCGTGCAGCCTTGCCGCGTCACGATGCGTCCGCAAGTCCTGGTGCACCATCATCGACACCATGCGCTTGCTGCGAACCGATCTCCTCCCTCTCCGGCTTGATGGCTTCTTCTGTCTCGACAATATCCTCATTCCTCCGCCATATTTCTTCTCACGCAACAGATCAACAGCAGGCCGCCACCGGCGGATCCGCGGCAGGCTCGACTTCCTGGGCACGCCCTTGGATCTGCACATCGTGGATCACTGCAATGGCCTGCTCCTGCTTGACCATGGGCGGGTGGTTAACCCTGCCACGCGACAGTGGGTGCGCCTGCCTCCCTCTCCAGACCCATCCGTTGTGATGGAGGACTTTTTCCAGGGCCATTGCCTTGTGTATGATCCCGTCGTGTCACCCCACTACGAGGTCGTGCTGATACACTTGCTTCCTCGAGTACTTGGCCCTAACAATGAATTTAGGGCGGACTCGGAATGGCCGTTGTCGCCGTACACGACGCACGTCTTCTCGTCAAGGAGCTGGAGGTGGGAAGAGAGGTCCTTCGTCCGCCAAGGGGTGGCGGCAGGGACCATTGCCGACAAGCTCCCCGAAAGCCAACTGTTCGAACGCCACTCTGTCTATCTCCGGGGAAAACTCTACGTTCACTGCGAAAACCATACTGTCATGAG GATAACCTTGTCGAATGACAAGTTCCGGGTGATTAAATGCCCCACG TTTGACGCCGTTAGAGCCAAATCTGACGAAAGTGGCGTGGAGGGCAAAAGAGTTCAGAGCAGTGGCACATGTGAGAACTTA